The Gouania willdenowi chromosome 5, fGouWil2.1, whole genome shotgun sequence sequence CGGAGCTCGTCCGACGGAGGAGCTCTGATCCCGCCTGAAGGACCTTGTCGCTTCCGGGCAGCGGTAGGTTCGGCTCCACAGGCCGGCTGTCCTCCTCCAGCTCATGGTGACACTGCTCGGAGAAACACAGCAGCCAGCATGGGTAAAGAAACACAGCCGGCTCATGACCTCTACTGAACTATATCCGGGTGAGGATTTTCATCATAAAGTTCAAAACCCACTAATTTAAAGTAAACAAAACCAAAtataagtattttatttcaatttaaaaaatgtttttaccaataataaaaaaaaaaaaaaaaaaatgttttaagaacATCTACAATCAAAATCGATCACATAAAAAGATTAAGTTTCTTTGCTGTGTTGCTTCCTTCCTCAGTCTCCACGGTCACAAACCACATTGAACCATCTGATGATATGCTGGAAGTTTCAGCATCCGTTGCTTCAGCAGAGGTATGACGTTTTCCAACAGTCCCTCCTgtgcaaaacacacaacacagtgAATGGGTTGTAATGGCGATTAAATGCGTTTTGTTTACGTGGATTTACCCAAAAACAGAATAATCCACAACAACTAGTTAGTAGTTTGTACTGCACATCAATATTAGCTAATTCATTCTTGCGCtaaatattctcttttttaCACAGCAAGTAACATTTTCAATGAAATCACTTACCACTTTATAACCAAGAGTGCCCAGGATTAGGACGACGATGAcgatgttgctgctgctgctgttcgtCATCATCTAGTTCAGGGGTTCTCactggtttcaccctgggacccacattttcccATGGGCATTAattcacgacccactttttattttattttagaatttttgtttttcaaaaatagctgttgaaaacacacatacataatcttttttaaaaacatgaatctatatttttttgtgttgtaacatgcgtttcacagcatgcctgtaaaaaaaaaaaaagtttctttcaaaataaaagacaagtccatcaTGACagacattaatttttttatttctttttgaccagctgtccgcggcCCACCTAGTactggtccgcgacccacttttgggtcccgacccaccagtggAGAATCACTGATCTAGTTTACCTGCCCCAGAATATAATCTGCAGATCTGGGCGTGACCACCATAAAGCAGGGGCGGGAGCAGGATTTTATTgacagaaatactttttttcttcacagaAATTATTAGCTTTTATCATTTCACTTTGTCtagaatttttttcaaaaaaatatacttgagatgatagagaaactttgttttgaggaacaacgacagcttttaaaagatggagaccaacacctgagctacttcatacttttcacagtgaatagtacaaaaggaaggattgactttgtggatgctcctcactgaggctgttctaagttgtaattttttccgtgtttctgtgtttccaacacaaacaacagatgcgctgccgtgtcatgagatatatcttgttgggagagtatggaggctatattaaataattgtttatgtttctttaatggtgttttacggtGTTGACTTTGTTaaatggctaaatgcttgttcatgtggatcttattgggttttttctttcttattatgaaatttatattttgataagcgcattgagatgactttgttggaaatggctttatacaaataaaattgatttgaatagaattaacacttgacagcagaaacatatgaaattgtcattggtggtctcgatttgcaacgtgcctacccagccctagtggacacggcacgtcactgatatatatatatatatatatatatatatatatatatatatatatatatatggaaaaaGTTGAAACTTTCTTACTTACTCGTtcataaatattgtaattttccttTACagatgttcatgtggatcttattgggttttttctttcttattatgaaatttatattttgataagcgcattgagatgactttgttggaaattgctttatacaaataaaatttatttgaatagaattaacacttgacagcagaaacatatgaaattgtcattggtggtctcgatttgcaacctacccagccctagtggacacggcatgtcactgatatatatatatggaaaaaGTTGAAACTTTCTTACTTACTCGTtcataaatattgtaattttccttTACAGATTTTTCTATAATCTATAGAAATGCGAATGGTgcctttgtttgtatttttacttgtataatacatattaaattgtcatcttccgtaaaaaaaaaaaaaaaaaaaaaaagtaattgtcCTGTGTTGTGTCGTCATATCCTGTTCATGTTGTTTGTGTACGCTCGTTTTTTGCCACCTTTGTACTCCGGTTTTTAAATAGCTTGATAAAGCCTGCCTTAGCGGCGTGATATTTGGGACGCTGAGTGCATTTCTTTACGCAGAATGAGTCCTTGAGTAAAAGGCAAAGGGTCAATGGAAATGCTAGAAGGTTCGTTGTGTGTGagtaaaaagggtttataaaaaGCGCGGCAGCCATGAAAATCACCGACAGCGTGTTGCGGAGCTTCAGAGCTGCAAGAACCTACAGTGCGAACACGGAGAAGATCAACTGTGTGGACTACAGCCCCAACGGAGAACATGCAATCTCCAGCAGTGACGACGACTCCATCGTGCTGTATGACATCAGAGAGGGAACGTAAGAAACTCACTTTATTATACTACCTATAAGTTGTACAGGTTTTGTTAATTCACAAAGAAGGAATGAAGGTCCCTAGCAACTTCTAAAATAGTATagtaaaattatataaattataCGGATCATGTTAGCTGCATGCTGAatctaacatgttttttttttttatgaaagtgattttgtgtatgaTGGGTGTTCTCATCAGTTTCTGTTCATGTGAGCTGTATTGTGTATAGATAAGCAGAAACGTGCTTTTAACGGCAAACAAAgcacaaaatattaaaagcCCTCATTCCTACAGTATGACTAAATATAGTCATCTGGTGATCCAAGTGGGTTCTAGCGTGTAATGCGGGGATTCATAATCAGTCACACAAAATTTGCTGATAGTTCCTTCTTTCTGTCCTTTCCCAGGCCCTGCAACACTCTGTACAGTAAGAAGTACGGCGTAGGCCTTATCCGCTACACACATGGAGACTCGCACACAGTGATATACAGCTCCAACAAACTTGATGGTAAAAGATACAATTATGAATGaatcatttgttttgaccaCAGAACCAAAcgaaatgatagaaaaacacagtttggttcatttttcaaatgtgtgaTATATATGGTAAATggatttgattttatatagcacttcatccccacactgaaacagtctcaaagcgctttaaatatcagctcattcacccattcattctcacattcacacaccagtgggacaggactgccatgcaaggcgctagtcgaccactgggagcaacttagggttcagtgtcttgcccaaggacacttcgacacatagtcaggtactgggatcgaacccccaacctctcgatcagaagacgacccactaccacctgagccacggtcgccatatatatatatatatatacacatttgtattatttttttcttcttctttctcagACACTATTCGCTACCTGTCGCTCTCTGACAACAAGTACATTCGATATTTTCCGGGTCATACAGCACGGTAAGTGACACAAAACCACCGCAATATGTTGAGGAAACTATCAGCACAGCACAATTAGTGTCTTTTCCATTCAATCTGCTCCTTTTAACTCAAGTGGCTTTTAATAACATTGTAATAGAGCTGATTGATATATCAAGAGTCAACATcagtattttaatttatttaaactgcaCTACCTGATttttgaaccatgacagaggggcatggctgaatttgaactgtaaatcccgccccccactgtgataatcccttccagtctcctcctctcacggTAGTGCACGCAATCGCGCAATCGAGAGCTCAACGTGCACTATTGGTAAAACACGTCGCcacgcaaaaggatgcacacaaataatatgaaaatggaacattagattactTGTccagaaggaaaacagccactcGCGCGTCCAAAGTTcgtccaagactgaaaacaagtttgcaccgtgcacgTGCCCCACTATATATcatggcagccaatgaggaggctccttcatgggctctgctcacccctcctttctctaaatcctgtgattggagctggagggggtgaccaccggggttttattaactaaaataattaattatgaggcacagacagcacgcagacgtacattttttttctttccagaaatgattacttttatgATATACTATATAATGCTAAtaaagattgtttttttaattaaagaaaataaatcaggtaccccagctttaagcgATATAGAATTTTTGAGACAATAGCTTGGTAGaaagtcagaaaatggatggacaaTAGCTTGACAGCTTTATTTCAAAGCTTATTTTGTGATAAGTTATTAGTTTTAAGAGTCACTACTTTCCCCATTTCCTCCCTAACATAATCTCATCTTTGCAAAACTTCCTCTCTCCCTGCATTAAAGgtattccttgttttttttcttttctaaacttttgtCTGTTTGCAACCTTGAATCATACAGATAGTTTGTATTTCCTTTGTGTGTCGTATGACCCTCACTTCTCAGAAACGTCACCCTTCTTCATCattaatttattctgttttggtcgCAGGGCGCTGTAGTTTATCCCCGGCTACTCGGGTCATAAGACACTCACTGCTAATCCGTGTTTGGAGGTGAATCAATGCACTTTAtgtttgtgaagaaaaaaaaaaacaagaggctTTTACCTCAACACTTGATCCTCCAGCTGAAAGGAAACATTGCTAATGCCCATGATAAACTAGCCAGATGAGATCGATTATTTTTAAACACAGTCCAGTAAactgaaacacaaaatgtattcaTACATATTTGTAAATCTTTTATTGACATGCTCCCTCACTGTCATGTTTCTTTTTAGAGTGATCGCTCTGTCTATGTCACCTACGGATGAATCATTTATCTCCGGCTCATTGGATAAGACGATACGGATTTGGGACCTTCGCTCTCCAAACTGTCAGGTGCTTCAGTGTTCCACTCCAAACAAACACATGTATTATTTCACTGTAAGAGACAGTAGTAGCTGTGGACAGTATTGTGATGTGTAGTATATTGAACTCCAGGCGTATTTAGAAGCTTCGCACAGTAAGCTGAACCTGATCTGTTCATGACTGCAGTGCATACAGTATCTTAAAGCTGTAAGGTATTatctttatatacagtatatatatatatcagataaTTCCAAATGTGTAGGCctcgtagatcaataaatcaaagattgttTGCTTGGCCAAAAGttataaaaggttgaaattgccactcaaaAGTTACTCTTGTTGACGTTGTTGGAAAAGTtcagtgcattgcattgtgggatgtgaagttgcttagacgaatgcatagaagtgtttttacctcATTCTTATCGTCTTACAGGCAAAAACACTAAGGGACTCCACAtcacacaatgcaatgcgtgagaCTCTTCTTTGTCAATAAGTGTTTGCAGTAAAGATCAAGTCAAACTTTCAAGCGGCAATATtaactgttgcatattttttcatgcaaatgatcttcaatttattgatctgtgaggcctaTACTGTCTTCATCTCATTACAATTGTTATTATAGCCTAATGTGCCACACAGTTACACTAACAAGAACATGACATATGTATTTACTgtcatttaaaagaaataaagaccaaatttaatgtttttagatGAATAAAACATGGTTATTCGATTCTCTGTTAGCTGACATTGAGTGCAATTAAATGTATGCATCTTTTATACTTGCTTACAGTATTACAGGTGACTGCTGTATACAGGTCCTTTAGATCAGTGATTCTccactggtgggtcgggacccaaaagtgggtcgcggaccagtACTAGGTGGGtggcggacagctggtcaaaaataaataaaaaaattaatgtctctcatgttcgacttgtcttttattttgaaagaaactttttttttttttacaggcatgctgtgaaacgcgtgttacacacaaaaaatatagatttatgtttatgtatgtgtgttttcaacagctatttttgaaaaacaagaattctaaaataaaaaaaaaagtgggtcgtgaatTAATGCctatggcaaaatgtgggtcccagggtgaaaccagttgagaacccctgctttagatcaAATAGAATCTCAAAGAGTTCCTGGGACAACCTGATGTGCTCACTGGTGAAATCCCCCTTACTCTGGACTCTATTCTGTTATGTTAATATAATGTAAGTCGTGCCTGTAATATTTGTGCTGTTATGATTTCAATGAAAGTGCTCTTACAGAAGAGATCAACATCTTAATAATATATTAGCGTTTGCCTTTGGTTAGACGTGCTGTGGAAGGGTTTTTACTGTAGATCAGGGGCCGTATATGagccagtttgatctcaagtgggctgaaCAGGAAAAATCCAAGGAATATTTTTATGGAAGATAGAacaatttcatcattattgagccacataaaaacaatgtattttagtCACTTACAGAATCCAAACAGTAAGTCACAGGTACGAGCACTTCCTGGATCTTTAACgacaagttttctatttttatttttaccaatttcctCAATACGTTTAATGTAATTTGTGGGAACTTTGTGGAATTCTGTTAAAGCTTGCagggtttggaaaaaaaagtaaaagttctTGCAACAATTTGCAATAGAAGGCCCCTGCATTCctgtaatatatgtatataaagttGGGGAGTTTCAGACTGTCCTCAGTTTTAGTATTCTAATGATGATTAATACCATTGAGTAACGCTATACTTCAAGTTTCATACACAATGTTGACaatacactgtcattatctaCCATTAGTATGAATAAGGTGATCATGAAGtattgtttgctaaattatgacacctttggagctatgttggcattttttgggttaagtgGAGGCATCTAGTGGGGttcattcatgctaatgacagttgtcatgtcataataatgacagcgtaatgtcagccttatgtataaaacttcaagtaaagttacTAACTAGAACTGCCTAAATAGAAATATAGCAACGGAACTAAAGTGGTTTCTTATCTCACTTATCTGTGTTGTCCTCTTTGTTCTGTAGGGTTTGACTAATCCTTTAGGGAAACCTGTGTGTTCCTTTGACCCTGATGGACTGATATTTGCTGCAGGTGTGGAATCACAGGCCATTAAGCTCTATGACCTCCGAGCTTATGATAAGGTACTTGCTCAGGGTTCAAGGGATTTACGTTTGGATGCATCTCTGAATTAATCAATGCTAAAGCACCACTAAATGTGTCAAATCTCACCTTTAAAGGGCCCCTTCGCCTGCTTCGAGACAAATTTTAACCGCAACTGTGACTGGACCGGACTCAGGTTCAGCAATGATGGGAAGCAGATTCTGATCTCGACAAATGGAGGGATGATACGTGTCATGAATGCTTTCAGCGGATCTGTGATGCACACTTTTTCAGTAAGAAACTCGTCGCCAGTTTTGTGCTGAATACCGtttcttgtttttaatgttcCACTTGCTGAGTGTCCCAATCTGTTCCCATGTTTAGGGTTACAACAACACCAAAGGGATTTCCCTTGAGGCCTGTTTCACACCAGACTCACGTTTTGTCATGATTGGTAGGTCAAAGGGACTCTTTGAGGAAATGCTCTAAAAGTATCTGATAATGGTTTGTGTCTGGCAGGTTCTGAAGATGGCAGAGTTCATGTGTGGAGCACTGAGAGTGGGATGAAGGTGGCTGTACATGATGGAAAACATCCAGGGCCAATCAACACCCTGCAGTTCAACCCCAGATACTTAACATTTGCCAGTGCCTGCAGTAAGATGGTGAGAGAGCACATCATGTGAATCAGTGAGCTAAAATATACACAGCGCTCATTTTcacttctctttctctttctttttttcacagaCATTTTGGCTCCCATCCATCAGTGACTTGTAGAGGGATAAAACCTTATTGAAGCCCTCAGATGATTGGactgaattttatattttttatatcagcagtatttacaaactttttgaTACAGCATCTGTTTAATCAggcattttaacattttttctttagtgtttttattgtttgaatatttataaataaactgtttaaattaaaagagctttgcttattttatttatcatccTGAAATTATAAAAAGCACCAGCTCTGCAGCTccaataaacatttacaataacattacaataaaataatagaaatcATTCATGAAATAGTACATTTATCTAGCTAGCTCATGGTAGCTTTGTGCTGCTACATCTTTTATTGTGTTATGTacttattttagtcatttatattgattcagattcagaataaTTTATTTATCCCAGAGGGGCAATttagtttcagttacatccctaACCAGTTGAGGGTTTGAGGTGGAGAAAAGGAAAGGATTGCAGCCAGCCGCTGGGGGATACGCACATGCAGCATCTTGTGGGCGCCACACTCGCCCTCCTTCCACCCTCCCTCCCGCTGTctgcagggagggagggagggaggacgGAGGTCCAACAGAG is a genomic window containing:
- the LOC114462805 gene encoding WD repeat-containing protein 82-like isoform X2 gives rise to the protein MKITDSVLRSFRAARTYSANTEKINCVDYSPNGEHAISSSDDDSIVLYDIREGTPCNTLYSKKYGVGLIRYTHGDSHTVIYSSNKLDDTIRYLSLSDNKYIRYFPGHTARVIALSMSPTDESFISGSLDKTIRIWDLRSPNCQGLTNPLGKPVCSFDPDGLIFAAGVESQAIKLYDLRAYDKGPFACFETNFNRNCDWTGLRFSNDGKQILISTNGGMIRVMNAFSGSVMHTFSGYNNTKGISLEACFTPDSRFVMIGSEDGRVHVWSTESGMKVAVHDGKHPGPINTLQFNPRYLTFASACSKMTFWLPSISDL